One window from the genome of Nicotiana sylvestris chromosome 9, ASM39365v2, whole genome shotgun sequence encodes:
- the LOC138877422 gene encoding uncharacterized protein, with protein sequence MASRKLRPYFQCHHISVITTFPLRNILHKQELSGRLAKWAIELSEYDIIYHPRIAIESQVLADFIVDFSTNLIPQVEKELQVFTGSNPKSWILFTDGSSNVKDADLGIVLIPPIGEVIRQAIKCYPITNNEAEYEAMIAGLELARELGIEQIVIKSDSQLVVNQMQGTYIAREARMQQYLEKVRELVRKFQSGKAIKIPREENAEATESYPKTRGSHRYFSKKPPVLLNSWELIRKIFGGPLARCLGPSQIEYVMREVHERHYGNHAGGRSLVKTLI encoded by the exons atggcatctagaaagttgagaccttattttcaatgtcatcataTCTCTGTAATAACTACTTTCCCCCTGAGAAATATATTGCATAAACAAGAGCTATctggtaggttagctaagtgggcaatagaaCTCAGTGAGTATGATATCATATATCATCCCAGAATTGCAATAGAATCTCAGGTTTTAGCAGATTTCATAGTAGATTTTAGTACGAATTTAATTCCTCAAGTAGAAAAGGAATTACAGGTATTTACCGGGTCTAATCCGAAGAGTTGGATTTTATTTACTGATGGTTCCTCGAATGTTAAAGATGCAGACCTAGGTATTGTTTTAATCCCGCCTATAGGGGAAGTCATAAGACAAGCAATAAAATGTTATCCCAtcactaacaatgaagcagagtatgaagctatgattgcaggtctggaaCTAGCACGAGAGCTTGGCATAGAACAGATTGTAATCAAAAGTGACTCGCAGCTAGTAGTTAACCAAATGCAAGGGACTTACATAGCAAGAGAGGCACGAATGCAACAATACTTGGAAAAGGTACGAGAACTAGTCAGGAAATTTCAATCGGGGAAAGCTATTAAAATACCTAGGGAGGAAAATGCAGAAGC TACAGAATCTTACCCAAAGACAAGAGGAAGTCATAGGTACTTCTCCAAAAAGCCGCCAGTATTGCTTAATTCGTGGGAACTTATACGAAAGATATTCGGTGGACCTTTAGCACGGTGTCTTGGTccttcacaaatagaatatgtgatgagggaagtaCACGAGAGGCACTACGGCAATCATGCTGGGGGAAGATCTTTGGTGAAGACTTTAATATGA